In Pleurocapsa sp. PCC 7319, the following are encoded in one genomic region:
- a CDS encoding transposase, protein MTKQYSILVEMLNLTYNYKIQPTTKQIEIIEHNLDVCRAVWNHALYVRKLWYNSRSCKVNQCSLFHEYIVEPFDYPNYHTQSAELTKAKKANAFLKSGNAQAMQQTLRKLDRAFNDMKSKGMGFPRYKNKARSFNILGKISVEDKYLKMPLLKLIKFRKSRDIPEGFKIKQVQIIKKASGYYANLMIELDVDIVKPIPHGHAIGIDAGIESMISTSDGLVLTRPSFLDKALRKIKLLQKKLKNKKKGSNKWKQLNHRIALLHEAVANRRKEYHFNLAYQLCDGVGMIFVEDINFVLWSRGLFGKQSLDMGLGQFFKILEYVCLKTDTYFAKVNKDFTSQICSNCGTHTGKKDLSVRIHSCPECGYVQNRDVAAAEVVRNRGLENIAVGTTVIKQPSDGVLAGASA, encoded by the coding sequence ATGACTAAACAATATAGCATCTTGGTCGAAATGCTTAATCTTACATACAACTACAAAATACAGCCAACAACCAAACAAATAGAAATAATTGAACACAATTTAGATGTTTGTAGAGCGGTCTGGAATCATGCGTTGTATGTGCGTAAACTTTGGTATAACAGTCGTAGCTGTAAGGTAAACCAATGTTCTCTGTTTCATGAGTATATTGTTGAACCATTTGATTACCCTAATTATCATACTCAGTCGGCTGAGTTAACTAAGGCTAAGAAAGCCAACGCTTTTCTGAAATCAGGTAATGCTCAGGCTATGCAACAAACATTGCGAAAGCTAGACAGAGCGTTCAATGATATGAAGAGCAAGGGTATGGGTTTCCCTCGATACAAGAACAAAGCCCGATCTTTTAACATTTTGGGCAAGATATCAGTAGAAGATAAGTACCTCAAGATGCCTTTGCTTAAATTAATTAAGTTTAGAAAGTCAAGAGATATACCAGAAGGATTCAAAATTAAGCAAGTACAAATTATTAAAAAAGCTAGTGGTTACTATGCCAATTTAATGATTGAACTAGATGTGGATATTGTCAAACCAATACCTCATGGTCATGCTATCGGTATTGATGCGGGTATTGAGAGCATGATTTCAACTTCCGATGGGCTAGTACTTACTCGACCCTCATTCTTAGATAAAGCTCTGCGTAAGATTAAATTACTACAAAAAAAGCTAAAGAATAAGAAAAAAGGTTCTAATAAATGGAAGCAACTAAACCATCGTATTGCATTACTTCATGAAGCTGTAGCAAACAGACGAAAAGAATATCACTTCAACTTGGCATATCAACTATGTGATGGAGTCGGAATGATATTTGTCGAAGATATTAACTTTGTCTTATGGAGTAGAGGCTTGTTTGGCAAGCAATCTTTAGACATGGGATTAGGTCAATTTTTCAAGATTCTTGAGTATGTTTGCTTGAAAACAGACACCTATTTTGCCAAAGTAAATAAAGATTTTACATCTCAAATATGCTCCAATTGTGGAACTCATACAGGAAAAAAGGATTTGAGCGTAAGAATACATTCTTGCCCTGAATGCGGATACGTTCAGAACAGGGATGTGGCAGCAGCAGAAGTAGTGAGAAATAGAGGTTTAGAAAATATCGCGGTAGGAACTACCGTAATTAAACAGCCCAGTGATGGCGTTCTGGCGGGTGCTTCGGCATAG
- a CDS encoding geranylgeranyl reductase family protein has translation MFDCIIVGAGPAGASAAYHLAKKGHSILVIEKNSFPRAKSCGGGVSPAIAEWFDFDFSPVVQNNVSEVKYTFKMGDPAEVRLKNVTPMWMVQRDQFDSFLMEQATSQGVEFKDGTEVTNVTLQGDSWQVDTNNGAFTGKYLIAADGANSMVAKLLGFDAPQTIAAASLQVPGEVSDRRKTMAFFDFGSLKNGFMWCFPKADGYSLSAAYVRNPKGKADELKKQLTKYAELFDLDPSQGQYTEHPLNLWQQDRILHSDRALLVGEAAGIVDPLIGEGIRPAMFTGIKAAEAVSSAITGNADALGDYTEIIQQEWGNNLAKADFLAGLFFKAPKIAYKLGVKRPAAGRLMGKILCGELSYAQIAETATQKLKFIPGIG, from the coding sequence ATGTTTGACTGTATTATTGTAGGTGCAGGTCCTGCTGGAGCGAGTGCGGCTTATCACTTGGCCAAAAAAGGACATTCGATTTTAGTAATTGAAAAAAATTCTTTTCCCCGTGCTAAATCTTGTGGTGGTGGAGTTTCCCCGGCGATCGCTGAATGGTTTGATTTTGATTTTTCTCCTGTAGTGCAAAATAACGTCTCTGAGGTTAAATACACTTTTAAGATGGGCGATCCTGCTGAAGTGCGGCTGAAAAATGTGACCCCAATGTGGATGGTACAGAGAGATCAATTTGATAGCTTTTTGATGGAGCAAGCTACAAGTCAAGGAGTTGAATTTAAAGATGGCACAGAAGTAACAAATGTCACTTTACAAGGAGATAGTTGGCAAGTTGATACTAACAATGGAGCATTTACAGGTAAATATTTAATTGCGGCAGATGGTGCTAATAGTATGGTGGCAAAATTACTGGGATTTGATGCTCCTCAAACAATTGCAGCCGCAAGTTTACAAGTGCCTGGAGAAGTTAGCGATCGCCGCAAAACCATGGCATTTTTTGATTTTGGTTCGCTGAAAAATGGTTTTATGTGGTGTTTTCCCAAAGCCGATGGTTATTCCTTAAGTGCAGCTTATGTCCGTAATCCGAAAGGTAAAGCCGATGAACTAAAAAAGCAATTAACTAAATATGCAGAACTATTTGATTTAGATCCTAGCCAGGGTCAATATACAGAACATCCTCTCAACCTATGGCAACAAGATCGTATTTTACATAGCGATCGCGCTTTATTAGTTGGGGAAGCAGCGGGAATTGTCGATCCCTTAATTGGAGAAGGTATTCGACCAGCTATGTTTACTGGAATTAAAGCAGCAGAAGCAGTTAGTAGTGCCATTACAGGTAATGCCGATGCTCTAGGAGACTATACAGAGATTATTCAACAAGAATGGGGAAATAATCTTGCCAAAGCTGATTTTCTTGCCGGTTTATTTTTTAAAGCACCTAAAATTGCCTATAAACTTGGGGTAAAACGCCCTGCTGCTGGTCGATTAATGGGTAAAATTCTCTGTGGAGAACTAAGCTATGCTCAAATTGCCGAGACAGCCACACAAAAATTGAAGTTTATTCCTGGAATAGGCTAA
- a CDS encoding BrnT family toxin — protein sequence MQFDYDLVKSSSNKVKHGIDFNEAQILWQDSQRIEIKARTTTEFRFIVIGKIDNKHWSAIITYRENKIRIISVRRSRDNEVKLYES from the coding sequence GTGCAATTTGATTACGATTTGGTCAAAAGTTCTAGCAATAAGGTCAAGCATGGAATTGATTTCAATGAAGCACAAATATTATGGCAAGACTCTCAGCGAATTGAAATTAAAGCTCGCACTACTACGGAATTTCGTTTTATAGTTATTGGTAAAATTGATAATAAGCATTGGTCAGCAATCATTACTTATCGAGAAAATAAAATTCGCATAATTTCCGTTAGAAGGTCTAGAGATAACGAGGTAAAGTTATATGAAAGCTGA
- the brnA gene encoding type II toxin-antitoxin system BrnA family antitoxin, with amino-acid sequence MKAEELDKKFDEGEDIIQYLDLSTLKRPELEQQQVNVSFPSWMIKKLDQEAQRLGIERQSLVKFWIAERLDKLATR; translated from the coding sequence ATGAAAGCTGAAGAATTAGATAAAAAGTTTGATGAAGGTGAAGATATTATTCAGTATCTCGATTTATCTACTTTAAAAAGACCTGAATTAGAACAACAACAAGTTAATGTCAGTTTCCCTTCTTGGATGATAAAAAAATTAGATCAAGAAGCCCAACGTTTGGGGATTGAACGTCAATCTTTAGTTAAGTTTTGGATTGCTGAACGTTTAGATAAACTTGCAACTAGATAA
- the prfC gene encoding peptide chain release factor 3: MPAELQTEIEQAVSSRRNFAIISHPDAGKTTLTEKLLLYGGAIHEAGAVKARRAQRKATSDWMEMEQQRGISITSTVLQFIYNNFQINLLDTPGHQDFSEDTYRTLAAADNSVMLIDAAKGLEPQTRKLFEVCQLRSLPIFTFVNKLDRPGREAFELIDEIEQELGLQTYAVNWPIGMGDRFKGVFDRRERKIHLFERRSHGSKAAQDTVIELGDPRIEEYLEQELYYQLKEELEILDEIGAEFDLEQVHAGKMTPIFFGSAMTNFGVELFLKAFLEYAQQPESHKSSIGVIEPTYEEFTGFVFKLQANMDPKHRDRVAFVRVCTGKFEKDMTVQHARSGKTVRLSRPQKLFAQGRESLDEAYPGDIIGLNNPGVFAIGDTIYNGKKIEYEGIPCFSPEIFAYLKNPNPSKFKQFQKGITELREEGAIQVMYSTDDFKRDPILAAVGQLQIEVVQFRLQNEYNVETRIEPLPYSVARWVHGGWDALEKAGRIFNAIAVKDNWGRPVLLFKNEWNLRQIEQDMPELKLNSIAPVGSGLQPD, from the coding sequence ATGCCCGCAGAACTTCAGACTGAAATCGAACAGGCTGTATCCAGTCGTCGTAATTTTGCTATTATTTCCCACCCTGACGCGGGAAAAACAACCCTGACAGAAAAGCTCCTACTCTACGGAGGTGCAATCCACGAGGCAGGGGCGGTTAAGGCTCGTCGAGCACAGCGCAAAGCTACTTCGGATTGGATGGAGATGGAACAACAAAGAGGTATTTCGATTACTTCAACCGTGTTGCAGTTTATCTATAACAATTTCCAGATTAATTTACTTGATACCCCCGGACACCAAGACTTTAGTGAAGATACTTATCGTACTCTTGCTGCTGCGGATAATTCGGTGATGTTGATTGATGCTGCCAAGGGTCTAGAGCCACAAACCCGCAAGCTGTTTGAAGTATGTCAGTTACGATCGCTGCCAATATTTACTTTTGTCAATAAGTTAGATCGTCCAGGAAGAGAAGCTTTTGAACTAATTGACGAAATTGAGCAGGAATTAGGCTTACAGACCTATGCTGTAAATTGGCCGATTGGCATGGGCGACCGCTTTAAGGGAGTATTTGATCGCCGTGAACGGAAAATACATTTATTTGAACGTCGCTCTCACGGTAGTAAAGCAGCTCAAGATACTGTGATTGAATTGGGAGATCCTCGCATTGAGGAATACCTCGAACAAGAGCTTTACTATCAGCTCAAAGAAGAATTAGAAATACTGGATGAGATTGGCGCAGAATTCGACCTAGAACAGGTTCATGCAGGGAAAATGACTCCAATTTTCTTTGGTAGTGCCATGACTAACTTTGGGGTCGAGTTATTTCTTAAAGCTTTTTTAGAGTATGCTCAACAGCCAGAATCTCACAAATCTTCCATCGGCGTAATTGAACCTACCTACGAAGAATTTACGGGGTTTGTATTCAAACTTCAGGCAAATATGGACCCCAAACATCGCGATCGCGTGGCTTTCGTGCGAGTCTGTACGGGTAAGTTTGAAAAAGACATGACAGTACAACACGCTCGTTCTGGTAAAACCGTGCGTCTTTCTCGTCCACAAAAACTATTTGCTCAGGGGAGAGAATCCCTAGATGAGGCATATCCAGGGGATATCATTGGTTTAAATAATCCTGGGGTATTTGCGATCGGGGATACGATTTATAACGGCAAAAAAATAGAGTATGAAGGAATTCCCTGTTTTTCTCCTGAAATATTTGCTTATCTCAAGAATCCTAATCCTTCAAAATTTAAACAATTCCAGAAAGGGATTACCGAATTGCGTGAAGAAGGTGCGATCCAGGTCATGTATTCCACCGATGACTTTAAACGCGATCCCATCTTGGCTGCGGTAGGACAATTACAGATCGAAGTAGTTCAATTTCGTTTGCAAAACGAATACAATGTTGAGACGAGAATTGAACCATTACCCTATAGCGTAGCTCGCTGGGTTCATGGGGGCTGGGATGCCTTAGAAAAAGCGGGTCGAATTTTTAATGCGATCGCTGTCAAGGATAATTGGGGTAGACCTGTACTGCTATTCAAAAATGAATGGAATCTCCGTCAGATTGAACAGGATATGCCTGAGCTGAAACTAAACTCTATTGCTCCTGTAGGTTCTGGTTTACAGCCAGATTGA
- a CDS encoding GFA family protein yields the protein MKSQNVIKTFCKNCGSSLATIYPLRDNLLGLPIAGCEGKLDRYQEFHIYTDSKAQWWQITDDLPQYENMPTDKAIVHCINE from the coding sequence GTGAAAAGTCAGAATGTAATTAAGACCTTTTGTAAAAATTGTGGTTCAAGTCTAGCGACTATTTATCCCTTGCGAGATAATTTACTCGGTTTGCCCATTGCAGGGTGTGAAGGAAAATTAGATCGCTATCAAGAGTTCCATATTTATACAGATTCCAAAGCTCAATGGTGGCAGATTACTGATGATTTGCCTCAGTATGAAAATATGCCCACAGATAAAGCGATCGTTCACTGCATTAACGAGTAA
- a CDS encoding shikimate dehydrogenase → MQLITGKTKLLGIIGDPVEHSLSPVMHNSAIASLNLDYVYVPLPVKKGDLERAIAGFSAIDLVGFSITIPHKQDIIPLLTEISDDAANIGAVNTVWRTASGWKGTNTDVVGFVAPLKTMSQDWSKLTPVILGNGGAARAVVTGLVNLGCQEIHVVGRNPDRLARFYESWQDAPAIRSILKIHNWDNLSSLLPATDLLVNTTPVGMSPHVDASPIDANLMQKLKSRAIAYDLIYTPNPTQFLKLAQAQGATAINGLEMLVQQGVAALEIWLQQPPPVSVMRNSLKEYLGLKTIDNQ, encoded by the coding sequence ATGCAGTTAATTACAGGCAAAACTAAGCTCTTAGGAATTATTGGCGATCCAGTAGAACATTCTTTATCTCCTGTGATGCATAATTCAGCAATCGCCAGCTTAAATTTAGACTATGTTTATGTACCTCTGCCCGTAAAAAAGGGAGATTTAGAAAGAGCGATCGCCGGATTTAGTGCTATTGATTTAGTAGGATTCAGCATCACTATTCCCCACAAACAAGATATCATTCCTCTGCTGACGGAAATTTCCGATGATGCAGCCAATATTGGAGCTGTTAATACAGTTTGGCGTACTGCTTCAGGTTGGAAAGGAACAAATACTGATGTAGTAGGATTTGTTGCTCCCTTAAAAACTATGTCCCAAGATTGGTCTAAGTTAACCCCCGTAATTCTAGGCAATGGAGGCGCAGCCAGAGCAGTGGTTACTGGTTTAGTTAATCTGGGGTGTCAAGAAATTCACGTTGTGGGACGCAACCCGGATAGGCTAGCCAGATTCTATGAAAGTTGGCAAGATGCCCCTGCCATTCGTTCTATCCTCAAAATCCATAATTGGGATAACTTGAGTAGTTTACTGCCTGCTACGGACTTATTAGTTAATACCACTCCAGTGGGAATGTCTCCCCATGTAGATGCTTCGCCGATTGATGCCAATTTAATGCAGAAATTGAAATCTAGGGCGATCGCTTATGATTTAATCTATACTCCCAACCCCACCCAGTTTCTTAAACTAGCCCAAGCTCAGGGGGCAACAGCGATCAATGGGCTAGAAATGCTGGTTCAACAGGGAGTAGCTGCCCTAGAAATTTGGTTACAGCAGCCACCTCCCGTGTCAGTGATGCGAAACTCACTCAAGGAGTACTTAGGACTGAAGACTATAGATAACCAGTAA